GCGCTGACGCCAAGGTCGATCAACACTTGCTCCGCGCGTCCGATCAACCTGTCTATCATACCAATCAGCCGCGCATTCAGCACCGCTGTCACCGCGCGTTTAGGCCCATTCAGGCGCGCAGACAATTGATGCGAGGCGGAGACCGGTCTGCCGATGATTTTGGCAATCAACGCGGCAGCACGCTGTTCATGCGCGGGGTTACGGGTAGCAAATTGCGCCGCCACGGCAAAACCGCTGACCCGGTCCCTTTGCGCTTCCAAAAAGGCGCGGATCGCAGATTCATCCAAAGCATGCGCTTCGCTTCCGGCATGATCATGACCCCCGGCGCAAACCAGATAGGGGTCGCCCTTCAGCGCATCGCTCAATCCTTGGGTGGCCAAATCGCGCTCGCGAAACCCGATATAGATCAGCGCCACGCGCCCACCCTGCCCCTCCACCAATGCGTTGGTGGCAAGGGTCGTGGACAGTGACGCCATGGAAATATCAGAGGCCGGGATTTCAGCAGCCTCCAGAACTGCGCGCACCGCACCGCCGACGCCAATCGCCAGATCCTCGCGGGTTGTGAGCGCCTTGGCGGATGCGATGACCTCGGTTTCATCACGGATCAGCACCGCATCGGTATAGGTCCCGCCCGTGTCCACGCCCAATAGAACCGTCATGATGCGTTCCGTCTTTCAGGTTTGCGGTGTCTGGTTCGTGGCTTGAACATCATGTCACATCCAATTGCGCCACGGCCCAACGCGCGGCATCCGCCACGACCGGGTCCGGATCCTCACTCAAACGCATCGCAACATCGCGCAGATCGGGCAGACCAGAATTGCCAATCGCATAAAGCACGTTGCGCACGAACCTGTCTCGCCCGATGCGCTTGATCGGGGAGCCAGAAAACAACGCGCGGAACGCAGCATCATCCAATTGCGCCAATTCAGCCAGCCGCGCATCTTTGAGTTCCGGTCGCGCAAGCAATCGGATGTCGCGCGCCGTTTCGGCGAACTTATTCCACGGGCAAATTGCGAGGCAATCATCACACCCATAGATGCGATTTCCCATACGTTTGCGTATGTTTTCCGGAACCACACCTTTGTGCTCAATCGTCAGATAGGAAACGCATTTACGCGCATCTAATTGATAAGGTGCGACAAATGCCTCTGTCGGACAGATATCCAGACAGGAACGGCATGATCCGCAATGATCAACCTCTGCAGCATCCGGGGCCAATTCAAGCGTTGTGAAAATCGCGCCCAGAAATGCCCAGTTGCCCCAATCCCGGCTCACAAGATTGGTGTGTTTGCCCTGCCAGCCGAGGCCGGCCGCAGCCCCCAGTGCCTTTTCCGGCACCGGGGCCGTGTCCACAAACACCTTGACCTGCGTGGCGTCCCCCGTCTCGGCAATCAGCCAGCGCGCCACCCGTTTCAACCGCTTTTTCACCACATCATGATAATCGCGCCCCTGCGCATAAACCGAAATCGCGGCGCGCTCAGGATGACCCAAAACCTCCAGCGGATCATGCTCGGGCGTATAGCTTTCGGCCAACATGATCACCGAACGCGCCTCCGGCCAAAGCGCTGCGGGATTGCCACGCCATGCCATGCGTTCCGCCAACCAACTCATCTGCCCGTGATAGCCCGCCGCGACAAAGGCCTCTAACCGCGCGGGCACCTCAGGCACTGCATCAGGGCGGCAAATCCGACAGGCCACAAACCCCTCCGCCAATGCCTGATCAACCAGCCGTGTCTTGAGCGCGGACGTCATGCTTCATTGTTCCGCAAATATGCATGCACGCCGTCCGCCTCAAAAATCGAGGTCATTATAATGCCGCGGCGGTGGAAACCCCGACACCTGATCGGCCAAAATCGACCGGAAGGCCGGGCGCGACTTGATCTTGGCGTACCAGTCCTTGACCACATCCGAACGGTTCCAATCCACGTCGGAAATATAATCCAGCGCACTCAGATGCGCAGCGGCAGCGAAATCAGCCAATGTCATATTGTCCCCCGCCAACCAGCGGCGGTGGTCCAGCAACCATGTCATGTAATCAAGGTGATATTTGATCGCCTTGGCCCCGGCCTTGACGTTGCCACTGTCGGGATAACCCTTGCTCATGACCTTCTTGTTGACCCGCTCATAGAGCAGCTTGGACGTCACCTCATGGTGGAATTTATCATCAAACCAACTCACCAGACGGCGCACTTCCTGCTTGGCAATCGGATCGCTTGGCATCAAGGCCGGGTCCGGGCGGGTTTCTTCGATGTATTCACAAATCGAACTGCTCTCGGCCATCATGATCCCGTCGAGCTTAAGCACTGGCACCTTGCCCGCCGGATTGCGGCGCAGGAAATCGGCGTCCTCTTCCCAATAACGTTCCTCGACGAGTTCGACCTCAATCTTCTTTTCCGCAAGGCTCAGGCGCACCTTGCGACAAAACGGCGATAGAGGGACATGAAACAGGCGCGCCATGGGAACATCCGGGTTATTCGAGGTCATCCTTCAATGCCCGCAACCGACATCAAATTCAACTCTCGAAACATCTCGATCGACCATCTTTGCTGATTGTTGCTGCCCCGGACAGAATGGCGCGGGTGCGTTTGCGCACAAAATCAGACGGGCGACTTGCAGAGCGCCCTTTGGGGTCAGGCAAAATCGCCGCCAGACGCGCGGCCTGAAGATCGGACAGCTGATCGGGGGAGACGCCGAAATAATGCTGCGCCGCGGCCTTCACGCCAAAAACGCCTGTGTCGAATTCGGCCACGTTCAGATAAACCTCGACAATCCGCCGCTTGGACCAGATCGCCTCCATCACCGGGGTCAAGATGGCCTCCAGCGCCTTGCGCGTGTAATTGCGCCCATGCCAGAGATAGACGTTTTTCACCACCTGCTGGCTGAGGGTGGAGGCCCCCCGGTTGCTGCCCTCGGCGATGGCCTGTTTGATTGCAGGCAGATCAAAACCCCAATGATTGCAGAAATTTGCGTCCTCTGCGGCCACAACGGCACGCGCCATGACCGGGGCAATCGCTTCCATTGCGACCCACTCCTGAGACACACCGCCCAATTGGCGCGATTGAGCGGCCATATAGGGCGTGGTCGGCGGGTTCAGCACCGCCCCCAAGGCGATCAAAACAAGCACGATAGCCACCACGGCCAACATCCCGCGCAGCAGATAGCGCCGCATTTTGCGCAGCCCTTCCCGCCACCGGGACGTCGTTTTACGAGACTTCTTTTTACTGCGCGCTGCCATATGCCAAGCTATAGGGCGACGCGGTCCTGTTGTGAACCAAGGATGATAAATTACGCAGACACCTGAACCGCCAAACCCGATGGCATCCGGGATACCACAGATAAAAAAGGGCCCCGCAGGGCCCTTTATCTATTCCGCAGGCATCGCCTGATTTTCAATCTCCAGAGGGGCTGGCAAATGCACCAGCATCTCCTTGGGGCATACTTGCAGGAAGTGGTGTTTCTCACTGTCCCAATGCTGCAGGATATCGGCCGCATGTCGGCTGCCCGTCTCGCGCAGATGCGCCTGCAGCAGCTCTTCAAGCTCCTGCATCCAGTGATCGACGGTGACCGGACAGGTGACCAGCGTCTCCATGTTCATCAGCGCGGGCGCTTTGCCCTCAGGGTCATAAAGATAGGCCATACCCCCGGTCATGCCGGCGCCGAAATTGGCCCCGATATCGCCCAGAATGACCGCCACACCGCCGGTCATATATTCACACCCGTTGGATCCGCAGCCCTCGATCACCACGTGGGCACCGGAATTGCGCACCGCAAACCGCTCCCCCGCGCGCCCGGCGGCAAACAGATATCCGTCGGTCGCGCCATATAGCACCGTATTGCCGATGATGGTATTCTTGGACGCCTCAATCGGCGAGGCCATGGGTGGGCGTAAAACGATCATGCCGCCCGA
This genomic interval from Paracoccaceae bacterium contains the following:
- the queG gene encoding tRNA epoxyqueuosine(34) reductase QueG, which codes for MTSALKTRLVDQALAEGFVACRICRPDAVPEVPARLEAFVAAGYHGQMSWLAERMAWRGNPAALWPEARSVIMLAESYTPEHDPLEVLGHPERAAISVYAQGRDYHDVVKKRLKRVARWLIAETGDATQVKVFVDTAPVPEKALGAAAGLGWQGKHTNLVSRDWGNWAFLGAIFTTLELAPDAAEVDHCGSCRSCLDICPTEAFVAPYQLDARKCVSYLTIEHKGVVPENIRKRMGNRIYGCDDCLAICPWNKFAETARDIRLLARPELKDARLAELAQLDDAAFRALFSGSPIKRIGRDRFVRNVLYAIGNSGLPDLRDVAMRLSEDPDPVVADAARWAVAQLDVT
- a CDS encoding glutathione S-transferase family protein, yielding MARLFHVPLSPFCRKVRLSLAEKKIEVELVEERYWEEDADFLRRNPAGKVPVLKLDGIMMAESSSICEYIEETRPDPALMPSDPIAKQEVRRLVSWFDDKFHHEVTSKLLYERVNKKVMSKGYPDSGNVKAGAKAIKYHLDYMTWLLDHRRWLAGDNMTLADFAAAAHLSALDYISDVDWNRSDVVKDWYAKIKSRPAFRSILADQVSGFPPPRHYNDLDF
- the mtgA gene encoding monofunctional biosynthetic peptidoglycan transglycosylase — its product is MRRYLLRGMLAVVAIVLVLIALGAVLNPPTTPYMAAQSRQLGGVSQEWVAMEAIAPVMARAVVAAEDANFCNHWGFDLPAIKQAIAEGSNRGASTLSQQVVKNVYLWHGRNYTRKALEAILTPVMEAIWSKRRIVEVYLNVAEFDTGVFGVKAAAQHYFGVSPDQLSDLQAARLAAILPDPKGRSASRPSDFVRKRTRAILSGAATISKDGRSRCFES